The sequence AAGTTGCCAATTCTGAATGAAACAGGTTGTTCAAGGCATGAAGGTCTGAGAAGATGAAGATGGTCTGGTGTTACAGACACTCACGGCGCAGTGAGGAAACCCTCCAGATATCCCGCCGTGAACATGGTGATGGTGTCCGGCTCCGCCGTGTGTCCGTATCCAGCGCGGATCTCCAGCACGCCCCATCCCGTCGAAGACAGCGTGTCATTATAATAACCGTACGCGTCGCCCTGCGGGTCCAGGACACCTTCCTTCAGCAGAACGGTCTTTTGGGTCGAATCCCAGTACACTGTGGCCTTCAGCAGCTCTggattaaaaacacatcaaaacacaTGACATTAAACAGAATAAGGTTGTGATTCTTATGACTCATTTGGGTGCCTGTTACTTCTTTAAAAATACTTTATGCCATTTTTAAACACAAGAGGAACTTTTGAGGATGTGAGAAGAGAAATTAATactcaacatttattattttatttgcagaCACTCTGTAAGATATTAAAATGAATCTACATTCAAtcagtaaatttaaaataaaagctataaaacaataaaacgcactaagtttgttttcaaattaaatacatttttatgttgtcaATTTagtttatacaaaatattatatttaattttttagataaattagtaaaattttaaataagatacattaactaactaactaacaatgagcaatatattTGTTACAGTATCTTTGTTAGTATTAGTTAATGAAAGTACAAGTGTCAGCTGAGATGCATTACATATTaacagaaactaaaaaaaaagtatttttcattgttagataatgttaactaatgtagctACAGTacttaatgttaacaaataaactTTACTGTTAAGGTGCCAACATTTGCACACTAAAGTTTTTCTGAAATTTTCCACATTTAAAAGTAATatgtaacataaaatgtaaaaatattactttaaataaacacttttaaataaatgtaatgtaagttgctttggataaaaccttCTGCTGCTAAATGcttacatttatgtaaaatataaatcttaaagCAATATGTTTCCAaactcccattttttttttttttttacaattccttTAATAATATTAGTATACTACCTTATAACTTGATCTCTTTAAGTAACCATAAAGTAACTGGAGTCTCATATCAGTTTCAGAATGTGTTTCATAGGATCATGTGATTCACCAGTCTGCTCAAACAGACCTGCAGAGACAAGTCCATTACTTCACTTGTACActtatgagaagaaaaaaaaagagagggaagTGTTTTAAAGAGATCAGACTCAGATTTGCCCTGAACACATAGTCAAAGTCGAAATCATTAACTTTATTGTCAGGATTGACATTCCCTGGTGTAAGACACCAACATGACCCAGACAAGtataaaaaagaacaacattcaCTTCAAGGTTTATAAACAGGAGCTTTATTAAAGTCAAGGTTAAAAAAGTGGGCTACTTACTGCCGCTTCTCGCTGTTGCAGCAAAACAAGCGATAATTAAAACACAAATGCTGTTGTTCATCGTGTAAGTTTCGATGTCCAGTCACATGCAGCACAGAAACTGAAAACGAACTGGGAAACCAGTCAGCAAAGAGCTTCCTTTTGACAAAACAACAAGACTCACTGCCAACGCGATCCTCACGAATAAAGACGAGATAACGTAAAACTACGTTTATACGACGCGACTCACACCCACTGGACACCGACAGAAGCCGAAGTAAAACAACTACCtccaccccagatgggactcgaacccacaatccctggcttaggaggccagtgccttatccattaggccactggggcagCCTACGCCAAGGAAGGGCGAAAACGGTTATAAAGGCGTCCAATCAGATTCCAGAGAGATATCACATGACCAACGCTGATGTTCGACGTGGAAGCGAagtcaaattattaaaaattacgTTACTCAGGTTTAACTGAAATGTCAACGACCAACTAATTTCGCTAGGCCACTGCTGCTAACCCCCGCCTGCGTGGCGATCACCGATGTTTAGGCGGCATTGTGAAACGTATGAATCGAGCTTGTTCCTGAAATGAGACGCTGCTTGTCTCAGTATAAAAATGAATGGCGCGGTTAAACTCAAGCTGGCGGTGATTGATTTCAGCGTCTGCGTCTCAGTAGATGAGTGACGTCACATCAAATTCATGTCCAGAGTCACTTCACCGCTCTACACCGTTTACTGAAACTGAAAGCAAAACTAAAAGTCCTTCACGACAACCGTCAATATAAAAGTCcgactttatttttaaattattacacaTATATTACTGTTGTATACTAAAATTTTATTCTCAgggaatattaataatattaattttaaagaatATCATACAACCAAAGCAGGTGCGGGTCtggaaaaatattgatggggtggcgagaagggggcaggaatttttgaggggtggcaacatatggcagacgtatatatactaaatttagtcacagttatcacagtttgatgataaatatatgtgcacactacaaaaggacacaggctatcatttacaaacttaatatcatgcaatcaatgtcttgcatttgaaacagttcatataaggaataagtgacgataccccataagcaccacacactcactaatgcatacagtatgcatcgacatgtaattaagagcattataaaagttTCAGTGTTATCAAAATGTCAATGTTATTATAAGAAacaagactttaacagccaatgacatttacagatggggagactcaactgattttctactgtttagtgttaatcatcatctaactcaaccagttaagagctacatttagccttagatgttatatgaatatggtcctgaagcatagcttttatttgctgacaataataataaacaaataaacattataggcacaaatacaaatgtacttttagaaattgttttttaaaaatatggtgttatcattttggcaagcttaaattaaaacttcaagGAAAACTTGTGtcatattcctttaaaataatgttttagtatatcttttaaaaaaaaaatatattttactgtgcaatttcttacataacttctttgagttagaccaaacttttattttggtgggttgtagaaagagtttctgtgttttttaattaactaatattattagctaataggaagtatagcatatcaaatatgctaatacttgaagtatatcatactctactgtgcaatagtactatatttctgtttgaatttcttcaagttataccaagattttattttgacagattgtcataaagacattgctgtttctgtcagtctgtgtatacgatacgaatgaatgacgatagttttatcaaatgagaaatcctctcatagcgcgctgacgtgaacatgtgtagcctacatcatgtgttaatatagtgaagagctgaaaacaccatgcgtgtttcagtgtgtgtgtgtgtgtgtgtgtgtgtgtgtgtgtgtggtagagcacacattcccagagacgtgtataacaacaccttcagggccgctgATGGCCGAATGGGTGTCCTGAGCAGGATTGTaatgttgtgccccccttcctcaaatatgatgatggaaggTTGAAAATagcactttaatcaaataaaaaattaaattaataaattattaattatttacaaatcacaattgtagctcttgacatttacctatggctagaaatcatgcaaaaagaaactaagcagttttactatgataaaaccatggtttatttttgtaagggttgtgatatgcacgttttttgttgaagaaattataaagtctgtgtcatctatagcaaaaaggtggccaaaaatgaaagattaagtgaatatgaattaaatgtgaattaaatgtttggtcagtagcctaaacaaggatttgattgtcctgtaagagTAACAGCAGAaattacatggcatttggctccctttgcaggcatttgtaataacatgtacataaatagtttcttttgtatttgcctacattatgtattttaacagtgttattattaaacaatcattattgcctcattattttttttatataatgcattttaagtcattttaaaggctattggtggcttaggtctgtttttatagcgaCAAAAAATATTGTAGACTTTTATAttgcagacactagtccatatcgagatttgattaaatgctctacttttgatttattcatttaaaaatgtccgAATTctgtgacgttctgctttattcagcaagttccatttccgcgattcaatccctgtcacttttcaaacacaaacggggtgaatttatgaatgaaagtgtgaaagttctgacacaaaccgaagttgttacgtatcctcacgctttttaaaagtgggtaacGTATCACGCAGTAGACTACACCACTGTAACTTTAGTTATTTATCatctcaaagtctgtgctttcattaaagcttcatttattgatAGTTAGATATTCAATTTTTATCAAAATTTTCCTCCTGagtctaaggccggtgacacactggctgcgtgtcGTGAGCGTGGCGGTTCTGCTGCGTGGCGGCTGCTTGCGTTttcaccagaatcgtgcctgacgcggcgatggcgcgctgctgctgctgtaagtgacatagagggaggtcgccgacagaccaggatctcaacaatatctatacttcatgttgagcataaatataaagcttactgataaaggacaccgtcaacagtattgacggcaaaatagactatgtttgacaggtgcaatatttgaaaatcgaaaattattaatttattttataaattagggGAGAGTGGGGTCGAAAGAAacttgggacgaaagtaacaaagcgattttctctgagcttctttctgcatttgcattcccagctatgacagcatattcagcatgcaatcctgagaaatatcacgtgatttcctcatcgtttcccgaaGTTAGGTCTGTagaactgttttcgagtacaaaaagtaaattattgaagcggtaatttttattagtcatgttgtttttcttgtttcatgtgtcacagtaatgatcaatctacaggttatttagtgctttaacacatcctaaagtttgcattttcaattttttttaaaatataacattaaatcgagtttaaataACAGCCAACCGATGGGGtcaaaagtaacaatgtgcaacttatgttcaaagtgaaattatactgaagtctttctaaatttctacaaaataccacctggtattgttagaccacacttctgagttactggccacagcagaaatatatctctttatacaacattatcttttaaaatgatgtttttttgaaaaatgggttcgcgaatcatttgagtcagttcgagtttggagcgggatcgcgaaggagtcagttcgggagttcggagcgggatcgcgaatcatttgagtcagttcgggagttcggagcgggatcgcgaatcatttgagtcagttcgggagttcggagcgggatcgcgaaggagtcagttcgggagttcggagcgggatcgcgaatcatttgagtcagttcgggagttcaaatcgggtttacgcgaatcatttgagtcagtggggatcgcaaatcatttgagtcagttcgggagttcggagcgggatcgcgaatcatttgagtcatttcgggagctcgaagcgggttcgcgaatcatttgagtcagttattgggatcgcgaatcatttgagtcagttattgggatcgcgaatcatttgaatcagttcgggagttcaaagcggcttcgcgaatcatttgagtcagtttggggatcgcaaatcatttgaatcagttcgggaattcggagcgggatcacgaatcagaAAGATGTATGCCCCTGAACCATGGTTTTGTCTCCTTTTCTGTTTGATTCAGTCACAGGAATCTCACTCCAGCAACTCTGTTCAGACGCTGTTTTTATGATTATACTTTACATTCTCATAGCACTGTAAAATGCTGAAGTCCAAATCTGAACTGGTGACcgatttaaattatttcaattaaaagtaAACTAATTGAacctttaaaacatgttttatttatttatatatatatatatatatatatatatatttatttttatttttttttaagaaagactaaattagttttagttttcttttgTTGAATACTTAAATAGGTACACCAcagtaatacaaatttaaaactcAAACGCCTGATAAATAAAAACGTGCAGCTCATTTGGCTCATGAAGGGTGTTACACACATTTTAACCCATTAATAATATAACCAATAAtgttaatgagtttttttttaaagtcattaaacagtAACTTTGGGAgtcaaaacatgtttaaaagcagagattaaaaaaagtgcttatgagtacattttcaaaccTTAAGTTGTGCAATTTAATCATTAAACCTCTGATTCAGACATTTAAAGGGGTTAATCCACTACAAAAGAGGTTAACACTACAAATATTCCTGAAGCTCAGACGTTTAATGAGAAAGTCCATCACATTTTTACTCACAAGGCAGTTTTTTCTTCATCAAAccttttgttttatacatttcaaGACATCAGAATCTTATTAGGATGTACATAAACTTCAGTTACACAGCTGAAATTAAATCATATAACCCAAAACcagcaacacacaaaaaaataacaacaaaaacagtatTCATCCAGTGTTTCAAaggcataaaaaaagaaagaaaaacacaaagtaGTTGTGCAAATAACTTCAGGTCCTGTTCATTTGAAAAGTTTTAAAGCAAAACGTGTTTGTTTACAAGTTTGAGTTCTGTCAACATTCTATTCTAAAGAGCGTAACCTGGCAACCAGTGATTCCGTTTCCCTTTGATCAGTGATTTGAATTAAAGTGTAGTTTATCAATATAGAACTATTAAATATctcatatataatgtatttattcatatcaTTAATCATCTTTCAttgaacacacactctctcctctGTCCTTCTCAGCTGATAATTCCTTCGTTCGCTCGCTCACTCGTCGTCGATGAGTTTCTCGTCTCCGTTCTCAGCCTGTGGAGCATCTTCCTCTCGTCCTCCCGTCTCGTCCTCGTCCTCTTCCTCGTAGGAGAGGCTCTGTCCGCTGTAGTTGATCATGGAGCGGGACAGATCCACCTCGATGGGGAACACGTCAGCCTCCTTCAGCACGCCGTAGCAGTCGTTGTAGTAGTGTGACATCCCCGAGACGAAGCGCTGCAGCTGGAACACGATGTCCTGGACTGAGAGGAGAACGTGAAGGGTTAAACCGGCTGTAAAACAAACATACGTGATGTTTCTCAGCTAAACAAACCGTGCTTCTGGTCCAAGAGCTCGATTTTCTCCAGAACATCTTTGCGCATCTTGGCGAAGCGTTTGCGAGCGTCCTGTCGACAGCGCAGGATCAAGCGGTACTCGTAGTTACCGGTGCTGACGCGGTACAGCGGGTCGCCCAACGCCTGCaacatacagacacacagagGGTTACATAAGCAAACATTATTCATTTCCATTAAACAGTTTTTGCTCATTTTCACATTATTAACAGTGATACATATTTAGCAAAACCTGGCTTTAGTTAGTATACAATAACACATATTAAACATGTCATATGCATTCATGTATAACAGGGTGAATGCATTTGAACTTTTATACATGCTTTCTGCATGATCATTCACACAtgatttacagtattaaacagttATTATTTGTGCATGCAACATATTTATACAATTTGGGTCTTTATCATGATTAGCAGTAATGCACTTGTGTAGAAtcataattatgtaaaataatctgCCACAACTGTAAAATTATCTAACAACATTACAGAGTgcattttaattatcttttatatatttatctaaatTTTATTTCTTACTTTTCTTTATCTGGCCATAACGGACTAATTCCTTTTaaaacttaaacatatttatcattaatataatCTAATTTGTGTATCTTTTACACTTTGGCATCAGAATAAAGAATTTTGTTTTCAAtgcatattaaattgtaatttaaaacttGAAATCTAAATCTAGGATGCGTTTTAATGTCTCTATTGcagcatttttgtgattttttgaaaatatatatattcctgatCAGTGTGAACTGTGACTGTATCAGGGTCAAAGTTCAACACTTCTCCTCCAAAACACTCATTTCAATCAGTAAACAGGCTCAGGAGGTTTAAACAGTAACAACACAAGAAGAGTCACATGATCTGGAGCTGATCTGCTCGTGGACTGTTGGTTCGTTAATGAGGAACTTACGATACAGCTGTACTCTTCATCATCCATCTCCTTCACCTTCAGACAGTACGACTGAAtgaacacagagacacacatcgATCATCTTCAACAGAAACACTCTTATTAATGCAGCAGCTCATTTCAGCAGACTGCCTCGTACCAGGTACTCAAACTTGACGTCCAGGTATTTGCGGATGGTGAGTTTGGTGTCTGGAATGGCTTTGTTAAGATACGTGTTCAGATCATGCAGCATCTGCCAGACGAACAGACAGAATCTCATTAAATCAGGATTCACTGTGTTTTCAGCTGTCCTACACCATTAATGATGTCTCAGCTGCTCTACATTCATCTCTATGACGGTTAAGAGCACAAACTGGTTCAGATCTGCTCTCTTACGGGTTTGATGGTCTTCAGCAGCCGGATGCCGAACTTCTCCATGTTTCGATGAGCTTCAGCAAACTTCACGAAGGCTTCGCTGGCGGCGGCCTGCGGCTCACGGACACCGATGACGGAAAACACGTCGCCAAAcgctgagagagaaaaaacaaacatatcaTACACCACATCATGGAGTGATCTGAAAACACATTGCAAGAAGCAGCTCATACTGAAGCGTATTATGATCACGGATCGAGTCGATGAATGATCTACTGTACCTCTGTGAGTCTGCGAGAGCTCATAGAAAGCTCTTAACAGTCTCTTCGTGTGCTCCATCagtcctaaacacacacacacacacactcagattatTTCCAGGTTAAACTCTCAGTCACTGGTTTAATGCAGTAACAGTATGAAAGAATCACCTTTATAAAGCTCAGCCGTTTTCTCCAGCTCCTCCAGCCTCTTCACCAGACcatctgcaacacacacacacacacacacacacacacacatttctcatgTCACACGTTATATCCTCATATGAACCTGTCAATATTCTCAATAATGATGCTGTTCCCAAACAGAGGTTATATGATGCTACACATCTCTTCCTCATTATTTAATGACTCTGAATTATCACGGTGCTGTATTCATTAATCTGCTGCTGTAGTTAGTTCTTGAGACGTCTTTTTAATTAGTGCAGAAACCTGTGTTGTAATGCATTAGAGAAGAAACATAGGTAAGGATCTGACCGTTGCACAGAATGGCTCGGCTGAGTCCCAGAGCGTCTGCGGTTCCTGAACTCATGTTCTCCACCAGACGATGCTTCACCTTCTtcagcactgacacacacacacacacacacacacacacacacacacgagtgatCACTTCTGCATCCACTCAAACACATCAAGCTGCTATAGTTTGACAGTTTTTACCGATGTCCAGAGATTTGCCCTGCTTGGGGTCGGCCTGTAGTTTATTATACTGGATCACGACCGGATCATCctgcagatcacacacacactcatcaacaACAACTAACCTTTCTACTGCGAGAGATCATGTGATGCTGTGTAAGAACAGAGGAAAACAGCTCTGTGACAGAACAAGACAATGATGAAGTGTGAATATCGCTGCTCTTGAGATCCCTGTAGCGTTCAGTACTGTAATGTGTAACTTCAGACGTCACGTAAccattaaaaactataaacatgATTTACATTTCCTGCATTTAACAATGTAAAACAAGTCTCATCTGAAGGGCTTTCACATTgattcttgcattattgacacactgttttgctaatgaatgttgttcagttgctttgatgcaatgtattttgtttaaagcgctatataaataaaggtgacttgactgatgttctcaaaGTTCACTAAATTAACATGCTATATATGAACTATACAAATGATGtgcaattttaatatttaacaacacCGTTATGACCTAAcccttcaaaaataaaaaattgcaatcaaTCTGTCTGACAGTGTTGCAAGCTTTAAGTGAACCGAATTATACATTATAGTAGTTTTACTATattatgacaaaatttgaagataTTTCCAAAAACAGACTGAACTGATACGGACGGATAACTTCACAATATAACACTGTTACATGTCAGTAATATATCAGCTCCACATGAAAACGGCCCAATCATCCAGCTCAGTGTGACTAAGATGTCAGAAACAATGAGATTAGTAAACCGTGATGACCTGAGTTGTGCTTCAAGTGTACCTGCACGGCCTGGATCATCTTGGCCACCTCGACTTTAGTCTTTCCCTTCACCGGTCGGCCGTTCACTCCTGTGATCTCGTCCCCGGCGGCCAGAGTCCCGTCCAGAGCGGCCGCGGTGTTATCAAACACCTGAACACACAGAAACCACCACAGGTCAAACACTACACCGCCGGCAGGATCCATGCACATCCACTGAAGATTCAAGACTGAAgctgaccaaaacaaaaacatcccGAATACAGCACACTAAATTATCTCATTCAacatttaatacagtaaaatgatGAATTTAAGACATGCTATTCCAATTTAACTGACCAAATAACAAATTCAGAGCCTGGAAAGCATATTGTATAACAGACTGAAGCCTTCTGATGCACTTCAAtaagacaacaacaacatttgACCTTTCTTgtgcatttcattaaataattaaaatacttgCATCCTTTCacaaacatacaatacaaatacttATATAAGTCATACGCACACAGACTATTTTATCTGGGTAAAACTTAGCAGATAAAGACACCGGGTCTCATTTACACATTTCAAAAGTCACAAATCTTCAgtaacattcatatttaaaagtgTAGAATCAATTGAGAAGTGTGTGGAAACAATGGGAACTgcacaaatacatatttttatagtttGTAAAAAATCCACACATGTATTGAGTGTGATGCATTGATtgagaggatgatgatgatgatgatgatgatgatggaggtCTGACCTGTACGATGTAGAGACACGGGCAGAACTGAGCTCCACCCCCAATACTGATCCCAATCAGCTTCTGCGAGTCTTTCTTCAGAGTCACTGTCCCGGGAACTGTGGGAATcccactggacacacacacacacacacacacacacaatactctCTCACATCAGTTTATATTTCTCTCTAATTGAAACGAACACTTGCTCGATGCAGATTCTTTCTGTAGTAAAGTGTATTAGTGTTTGTTAGCATTCAGACATTTATAAGTGTAATTAGCACAGACACACGTCTATGTTCTCCCCACCGGAAGTGACGTCATGTAAACCGCTTGTAATTGAAGTATGTTGTCCTGACACTCACAGTTTGTCCTCCTCGAGCTCGTAGTCCATGTCTGTGAACATCACGGATCTGACGATCAAACCTCTTCATTCATTCAGATGCTCTGAAATACAGCAGCCTTCATCAAACTCACTTTAAATCATCTGCACTCACATCATAGCACGAGACTTTTTAGCGTTTAAAGTCGCTCGGTGTTATCCCtgtcatctttattattattattattattattatgactggCGAGAGGTGTTTAAGAAGATGAATAACGCAGGTGTGTCTCTTACCGTTCCGTCGATGAAGAGCTGCGGTATAAAGATGCTCTTAACATGCGaacatattaaaacaatgttttagtcTTATTTTACCTAGATATTTGGATAAGCTTTCATCTGAACACCAGACTGTAGGATGTCGTCTTCTTCTTCTATTAAGATTTATTGGCGGTTcctggtgcattaccgccaccatcTGGACTGGAGTGTGGAACAAAAGTCTGGCTGAGAGTAATACCAGGATAAAGAAGAGAAACAAAGGACAAAACTCCTACTATTATTTGATATTCATATTCGTTTCTAGGAGACCTGTCTCTTTCAGATATTTTTCCTTAGTGCTGTTCCAAGTATATTTTCCaaagtaaatttaaatttaaatttttcaaatacttattttaatattattctcTTAATTTCATATGCATGAGATTGAattattacagattttactgATTCAGGTTGATTACAATGTGTACATAAAccatttgtgtgtttatttattaaatgcagaGTCTTATTGAGCCCTTTGTGTCCTATTCTGAGACGAGTAATGACTGTTTTTACCCATTTCTCTTCCTTACACCAACTTTGCtttgaatattataaaaatgtctcCCTGTACCATTAATATCCCAGTATTCCTGCACTAGATTTTTTGCGTGTATCTTTATTATGGTCTTGGCTTCAGCCTTACTTAATTTAACCTGTAGATCATTATTTGGGATTTGAAAAGATCTACCTCTTCATTTCCTTTAACACCTACATGCACAGGAACCCAGATACATTCGTATCATATGTAATCTAATTATTAtgtgatatatttaattttaaatgtcaaatctaCAAGATTTCTCAGATCCAAACTTATGAGAGCAGATAAACTATCAGATGCTTCtactacattatttttatttcttcattctATCTATTTCTATAatctatatttctatttctatttctactGTATACACCGATTAGTCATCCGTTGAtctctttttaatattttcattgcaTTGTGTTATGTATACTGCAGCACCTGTTGAGACCATTTTCATAGTTactccatttattttttaattattctataaagtggggcagttctaactttgcaaggacagtctgtcacttctgactcacagtctgtaagtaagtttttatatttaaagaatttgccactgtagagtagtgcttgttgtttgttatttctcCCGTAACAACAATAACAGCCATAATATCCTTTGCCATACCCATTTAACCCTCACTTCTGACATGCTTaatgatatacatatatagttcaaaagaagttaaataaaaagc comes from Carassius auratus strain Wakin chromosome 3, ASM336829v1, whole genome shotgun sequence and encodes:
- the LOC113048728 gene encoding PRKCA-binding protein-like, translated to MFTDMDYELEEDKLGIPTVPGTVTLKKDSQKLIGISIGGGAQFCPCLYIVQVFDNTAAALDGTLAAGDEITGVNGRPVKGKTKVEVAKMIQAVQDDPVVIQYNKLQADPKQGKSLDIVLKKVKHRLVENMSSGTADALGLSRAILCNDGLVKRLEELEKTAELYKGLMEHTKRLLRAFYELSQTHRAFGDVFSVIGVREPQAAASEAFVKFAEAHRNMEKFGIRLLKTIKPMLHDLNTYLNKAIPDTKLTIRKYLDVKFEYLSYCLKVKEMDDEEYSCIALGDPLYRVSTGNYEYRLILRCRQDARKRFAKMRKDVLEKIELLDQKHVQDIVFQLQRFVSGMSHYYNDCYGVLKEADVFPIEVDLSRSMINYSGQSLSYEEEDEDETGGREEDAPQAENGDEKLIDDE